From a region of the Calypte anna isolate BGI_N300 chromosome 4, bCalAnn1_v1.p, whole genome shotgun sequence genome:
- the LOC103534193 gene encoding ubiquitin carboxyl-terminal hydrolase 12 isoform X2 has translation MPPVSSPFGNTCYCNSVLQALYFCRPFREKVLAYKVQPRKKESLLTCLSDLFNSIATQKKKVGVIPPKKFISRLRKENELFDNYMQQDAHEFLNYLLNTIADLLQEEKKQEKQNGKLQNGSIESEEGGKSDLTWVHEIFQGTLTNETRCLNCEAVSSKDEDFLDLSVDVEQNTSITHCLRGFSNTETLCSEYKYYCEQCRSKQEAQKRMRVKKLPMILALHLKRFKYMDQLHRYTKLSYRVVFPLELRLFNTSGDATNPDRMYDLVAVVVHCGSGPNRGHYITIVKSHGFWLLFDDDIVEKIDAQAIEEFYGLTSDISKNSESGYILFYQSRD, from the exons ATGCCTCCCGTTTCTTCCCCA TTTGGCAATACCTGCTACTGCAACTCAGTCTTACAGGCACTTTATTTTTGTCGTCCGTTTCGGGAAAAAGTTTTGGCGTACAAAGTGCAGCCTCGGAAGAAGGAAAGCCTCCTGACCTGCCTCTCTGATCTCTTCAACAGTATTGCTACACAAAAGAAGAAGGTGGGAGTCATCCCACCCAAGAAATTTATTTCCCGattgaggaaagaaaatg aatTATTTGATAATTACATGCAGCAGGATGCACACGAATTCCTAAACTACCTACTTAACACTATTGCTGACTTACtccaagaagagaaaaaacaggagaagCAGAATGGCAAACTCCAGAATGGCAGCATTGAGAGTGAGGAAGGAGGCAAGAGTGATCTGACGTGGGTCCATGAAATCTTCCAAGGAACACTAACCAATGAAACCAGATGTCTTAACTGTGAGGCT gttagTAGCAAAGATGAGGACTTTCTGGATCTGTCGGTTGATGTGGAACAAAATACATCTATTACACACTGTCTGAg agGATTTAGTAATACAGAAACTCTGTGCAGTGAATATAAATACTATTGTGAGCAGTGCCGGAGTAAGCAGGAAGCACAGAAGAG aatgAGAGTGAAAAAGTTGCCCATGATTTTAGCTCTGCACTTAAAAAGGTTCAAATACATGGACCAGCTGCACCGCTACACCAAACTCTCCTACCGTGTAGTCTTTCCCTTGGAGCTCAGGCTCTTCAACACCTCAGGAGATGCTACAAACCCTGACAGAATGTATGACCTGGTGGCTGTGGTTGTTCACTGTGGCAG TGGTCCAAATCGTGGACATTATATCACCATTGTGAAGAGCCATGGCTTCTGGCTGCTGTTTGATGATGACATTGTGGAG aaaattgaTGCCCAAGCCATTGAAGAATTCTATGGGTTAACATCAGACATTTCCAAAAACTCAGAATCTGGATATATCCTCTTCTACCAGTCGAGAGACTAA
- the LOC103534193 gene encoding ubiquitin carboxyl-terminal hydrolase 12 isoform X1, with translation MELLMTVRRLASICTMGTNASALEKEIGPEQFPVNEHYFGLVNFGNTCYCNSVLQALYFCRPFREKVLAYKVQPRKKESLLTCLSDLFNSIATQKKKVGVIPPKKFISRLRKENELFDNYMQQDAHEFLNYLLNTIADLLQEEKKQEKQNGKLQNGSIESEEGGKSDLTWVHEIFQGTLTNETRCLNCEAVSSKDEDFLDLSVDVEQNTSITHCLRGFSNTETLCSEYKYYCEQCRSKQEAQKRMRVKKLPMILALHLKRFKYMDQLHRYTKLSYRVVFPLELRLFNTSGDATNPDRMYDLVAVVVHCGSGPNRGHYITIVKSHGFWLLFDDDIVEKIDAQAIEEFYGLTSDISKNSESGYILFYQSRD, from the exons GGCACCAATGCCTCTGCTTTGGAGAAAGAGATTGGTCCTGAACAGTTCCCTGTGAATGAACATTATTTTGGCTTGGTCAAT TTTGGCAATACCTGCTACTGCAACTCAGTCTTACAGGCACTTTATTTTTGTCGTCCGTTTCGGGAAAAAGTTTTGGCGTACAAAGTGCAGCCTCGGAAGAAGGAAAGCCTCCTGACCTGCCTCTCTGATCTCTTCAACAGTATTGCTACACAAAAGAAGAAGGTGGGAGTCATCCCACCCAAGAAATTTATTTCCCGattgaggaaagaaaatg aatTATTTGATAATTACATGCAGCAGGATGCACACGAATTCCTAAACTACCTACTTAACACTATTGCTGACTTACtccaagaagagaaaaaacaggagaagCAGAATGGCAAACTCCAGAATGGCAGCATTGAGAGTGAGGAAGGAGGCAAGAGTGATCTGACGTGGGTCCATGAAATCTTCCAAGGAACACTAACCAATGAAACCAGATGTCTTAACTGTGAGGCT gttagTAGCAAAGATGAGGACTTTCTGGATCTGTCGGTTGATGTGGAACAAAATACATCTATTACACACTGTCTGAg agGATTTAGTAATACAGAAACTCTGTGCAGTGAATATAAATACTATTGTGAGCAGTGCCGGAGTAAGCAGGAAGCACAGAAGAG aatgAGAGTGAAAAAGTTGCCCATGATTTTAGCTCTGCACTTAAAAAGGTTCAAATACATGGACCAGCTGCACCGCTACACCAAACTCTCCTACCGTGTAGTCTTTCCCTTGGAGCTCAGGCTCTTCAACACCTCAGGAGATGCTACAAACCCTGACAGAATGTATGACCTGGTGGCTGTGGTTGTTCACTGTGGCAG TGGTCCAAATCGTGGACATTATATCACCATTGTGAAGAGCCATGGCTTCTGGCTGCTGTTTGATGATGACATTGTGGAG aaaattgaTGCCCAAGCCATTGAAGAATTCTATGGGTTAACATCAGACATTTCCAAAAACTCAGAATCTGGATATATCCTCTTCTACCAGTCGAGAGACTAA
- the LOC103534195 gene encoding wiskott-Aldrich syndrome protein family member 3-like — protein MPLVKRNIEPRHLCRGALPEGVTSELECVTNSTLAAIIKQLGSLSRHAEDIFGELFNEANSFYMRMNSLQERVDLLVIKVTQLDSTVEEVSLQDINMRKAFKSSTVQNQQVVSRNSIPNPVMEMYQRCDKPPPLNILTPYRDDKKDGLKFYTDPSYFFNLWKEKMLQATEDKRKEKRRQKEQRLVEDSTREVKKVRKARNRRLEWNMMAYDKEFRPDSRFSPSPYHMASSEGSLSPDNRSYASDAADHSYPASPNHPAQLLAPASHPTPVEHKEGGGLVALPPQDHVYRPAPSSRQNSLNRLQQPHVPPEAVLNGPRPHLVKDYGPQPVPMAEYFVPPAPPPPPPIIPSAQTAFDSPISAPPAPAAPPSYAPSPPPPPPGPYSASPPQVGPMGPPVAPPPPPPGPPAISTSPAHSASPPAPAAEPRKIPLMPMSDARSDLLAAIRRGIQLRKVQEQWEQEAKKEPVGNDVATILSRRIAVEYSESDDDSELDDNEWSD, from the exons ATGCCACTGGTAAAGAGGAACATCGAGCCCCGGCACCTCTGCCGGGGGGCTCTGCCCGAGGGGGTGACAAGTGAGCTGGAATGTGTCACCAACAGCACCCTGGCTGCCATCATCAAGCAGCTGGGCAGCCTCA GCAGGCACGCAGAGGACATCTTTGGTGAGCTGTTCAATGAAGCCAACAGCTTCTACATGAGGATGAACTCGCTGCAGGAGAGGGTGGACCTGCTGGTCATCAAGGTGACACAGCTGGACTCTACGGTGGAGgaag TTTCTCTGCAGGACATCAACATGAGGAAAGCCTTCAAAAGCTCCACAGTGCAGAACCAGCAGGTGGTGTCCCGCAACTCCATCCCCAACCCTGTGATGGAGATGTACCAGCGCTGCGACAAACCCCCACCCCTCAACATCCTCACACCCTACAG GGATGACAAAAAGGATGGCCTCAAGTTCTACACTGACCCCTCCTACTTCTTCAACTTatggaaggagaaaatgttGCAGGCAACAGAGGATAAGAGAAAGGAGAAGCGCAGGCAGAAG GAGCAGCGGCTGGTGGAGGATTCCACCCGGGAGGTGAAGAAAGTGAGGAAAGCCCGGAACCGGCGCCTGGAGTGGAACATGATGGCGTATGATAAAGAGTTCCGACCCGATAGCAGGTTCTCACCATCCCCCTATCACATGGCCTCATCGGAAGGATCACTGTCCCCAGATAATAG ATCTTACGCCTCGGATGCAGCCGACCACTCCTACCCAGCCAGTCCCAACcaccctgctcagctgctggccccagcatcccaccccaccccagtGGAGCACAAggagggggggggtttggtggCCCTTCCCCCCCAGGACCACGTCTACCGCCCGGCGCCGAGCAGCCGCCAGAACAGCCTGAACCGCCTCCAGCAGCCCCACGTGCCCCCCGAGGCCGTCCTCAACGGGCCCAGACCTCACCTGGTCAAGGATTATGG GCCCCAGCCAGTGCCAATGGCAGAGTACTTCGTGCCCCccgcccccccacccccaccccccatcaTCCCCTCAGCCCAAACTGCCTTCGACAGCCCCATCTCGGCACCCCCCGCCCCTGCCGCCCCCCCCTCCTacgccccctccccacctcctcctcctcccggtCCCTACTCCGCTTCCCCGCCGCAGGTCGGCCCCATGGGACCCCCAGTggcccccccgccccctcccccagGCCCCCCGGCCATCTCCACCTCACCAGCCCACTCGGCCTCGCCGCCGGCCCCCGCCGCGGAGCCCCGGAAGATCCCTCTGATGCCCATGAGCGATGCCCGGAGCGACCTCCTGGCAGCCATCCGCAGGG GAATCCAGCTCCGCAAAGTCCAGGAACAATGGGAACAAGAGGCCAAAAAAGAGCCCGTGGGTAACGACGTGGCCACCATCCTGTCCCGCCGCATCGCGGTGGAGTACAGCGAGTCCGACGACGACTCCGAGCTGGACGATAACGAGTGGTCAGACTGA
- the LOC103534194 gene encoding G-protein coupled receptor 12, with amino-acid sequence MQGTRSGGTSRTIAAQPPGPGLHPWDIALCATGTAVAGENALVLAVLFYTPSLRAPMFLLIGSLALADLLAGLGLVVNFAVRYLLRPPSEAAELGAAGLLLAAFSASVCSLLAITVDRYLSLYNALTYHSERTLGFTCAMVLLMWVLCLGVGLLPILGWNCLRDQSSCSILQPVTKDNAAVLAVTFLLLFALMLQLYLQICKIAFRHAQQIAVQHQFIATAQATSTRKGLSTLSFILGTFALCWIPFAIYSLVADSTYPVVYTYSLALPATCNSLINPIIYAFRNPDIQKSLWLACCGCIPSTFSSRPRTSSDV; translated from the exons ATGCAGGGAACCAG ATCTGGTGGGACCAGCAGGACCATTGCTGCTCAGCCCCCTGGTCCTGGCCTCCA CCCTTGGGACATCGCGCTGTGCGCTACCGGGACTGCGGTGGCGGGGGAAAACGCTTTGGTGCTGGCCGTCCTCTTCTACACCCCCAGCCTGCGGGCTCCCATGTTCCTGCTGATCGGCAGCCTGGCCCTGGCCGATCTCCTGGCGGGTTTGGGGCTCGTGGTGAATTTCGCCGTGCGGTACCTCCTGCGGCCGCCCAGCGAGGCGGCGGAGTTGGGAGCGGCGGGGCTGCTCTTGGCCGCCTTCTCCGCCTCGGTCTGCAGCTTGTTGGCCATCACGGTGGACCGGTACCTGTCCTTGTACAACGCTTTGACCTACCACAGCGAGCGCACGCTGGGCTTCACCTGCGCCATGGTGCTGCTGATGTGGGTGCTGTGCCTGGGCGTGGGGCTGCTGCCCATCCTGGGCTGGAACTGCCTGAGGGACCAAagctcctgcagcatcctgcagcccGTCACCAAGGACAACGCGGCGGTGCTGGCCGtcactttcctcctcctcttcgcCCTCATGCTGCAGCTCTACCTACAGATCTGCAAAATCGCCTTCCGGCACGCCCAGCAGATCGCCGTGCAGCATCAGTTCATCGCCACGGCCCAGGCCACCTCCACCCGCAAAGGGCTCTCCACCCTCTCCTTCATCCTCGGCACCTTCGCCCTTTGCTGGATCCCTTTCGCCATCTACTCCTTGGTGGCCGATTCCACCTACCCCGTGGTCTACACCTACTCCTTGGCCCTGCCGGCCACCTGCAACTCCCTGATCAACCCCATCATCTACGCCTTCAGGAACCCGGACATCCAGAAGTCGCTGTGGTTGGCGTGCTGCGGGTGCATCCCTTCCACCTTCTCCTCCAGACCAAGGACATCCAGCGATGTGTGA